In a genomic window of Methanogenium sp. S4BF:
- a CDS encoding DHH family phosphoesterase has product MSVESAAVHLAEHLREKEYVEIYGHHDADGIAAASIMVHALIREDIQVRLRILPRIYPHDISSGNATVLCDFGSGFSDLSDDVMVIDHHIPRFEGEFHVNPRLEGVDGENELSASGAAYTVAQHIGDNRDLAGLALLGMIGDRQLIQGPNQDIVNEGIANNFLSPGKGIPLFGRDLNEQLFTALNPMLHGISGEEETVRSLIESYTVRNETDIGHLLSDVILKISPYQNADSMVSLWGDTWHLERGAVKDAHSLAGIVDGCGKSGKGVLGAALCLRSHEYLDDAWETARAYRLRVIAAARNAQPLKDNPFLYEIADADAISGVADAFSFDGLLNHPVAVMAPQDDFYSVSARCPQGAEKDLAAILSNLATECGGSGGGHYSRGGARIPREKVECFTAGFREACA; this is encoded by the coding sequence ATGTCTGTCGAATCCGCTGCTGTTCATCTCGCAGAACACCTTCGTGAGAAGGAGTATGTTGAGATTTATGGGCACCATGACGCTGATGGGATCGCTGCCGCATCCATAATGGTTCATGCCCTCATACGTGAGGACATCCAGGTACGGCTCCGTATTCTGCCACGCATTTATCCCCATGATATCAGCAGCGGTAATGCCACCGTTCTTTGTGATTTTGGTTCTGGTTTTTCCGACCTCTCTGATGATGTAATGGTCATTGACCATCACATTCCCCGTTTTGAAGGGGAGTTTCATGTCAACCCCCGCCTCGAAGGAGTCGATGGAGAAAATGAACTCTCTGCTTCAGGTGCTGCATATACGGTAGCACAGCACATTGGCGATAACCGTGATCTGGCCGGACTGGCGCTTCTTGGAATGATTGGAGACCGCCAGTTAATTCAGGGTCCGAATCAGGATATCGTTAATGAGGGGATTGCAAATAATTTCCTTTCCCCTGGAAAAGGTATCCCCCTTTTCGGCCGCGACCTCAACGAACAGCTGTTCACAGCCTTAAATCCCATGCTTCATGGGATATCAGGTGAAGAGGAGACTGTCCGGTCACTCATCGAGTCATATACCGTTCGGAATGAAACCGATATCGGACATCTTCTTTCAGATGTAATACTGAAGATATCTCCGTATCAGAATGCTGATTCGATGGTGTCGCTCTGGGGTGATACCTGGCATCTTGAGCGTGGGGCCGTAAAGGATGCACATTCACTGGCAGGTATTGTTGATGGATGTGGAAAATCAGGGAAGGGTGTTCTTGGCGCTGCATTATGTCTTCGTTCCCATGAATATCTCGATGATGCATGGGAAACGGCACGTGCATACCGACTGAGGGTGATCGCAGCCGCGCGGAATGCACAACCGCTCAAAGACAATCCATTTTTGTATGAAATTGCTGATGCAGATGCAATAAGCGGAGTTGCGGATGCATTTTCATTTGATGGATTGCTGAATCATCCGGTTGCGGTGATGGCACCACAGGATGATTTCTACTCCGTATCGGCACGGTGTCCGCAGGGTGCTGAAAAAGACCTTGCAGCCATTCTCTCGAATCTGGCAACGGAATGCGGAGGCAGTGGCGGTGGGCATTATTCGCGCGGAGGTGCGAGGATCCCCCGTGAGAAGGTTGAATGCTTTACCGCCGGATTCCGGGAGGCATGTGCATGA
- a CDS encoding KEOPS complex subunit Pcc1, with product MLYRRIPGGMCMTMRIEGIVCTPHADPECVARALSSDNLSNMTTTASGGMVRTEIQTDRLRSLVASLDDYLMNLGIAEDICDYVTQ from the coding sequence ATGCTTTACCGCCGGATTCCGGGAGGCATGTGCATGACGATGCGTATTGAAGGTATTGTATGCACACCGCATGCAGACCCTGAATGTGTGGCACGAGCGCTCTCATCTGATAACCTTTCCAATATGACGACAACTGCTTCGGGTGGAATGGTCAGAACTGAAATTCAAACCGATCGCTTGCGATCACTGGTAGCTTCGTTAGACGACTATCTTATGAATCTTGGAATTGCGGAGGACATATGCGATTACGTTACTCAGTAG
- a CDS encoding DUF1890 family protein: MNEKKIIQEKPDTALILLGCPQIPIQTSAALYLSAILHKKEVKVTIGGTKAARALLEIADIDKIYTGGPEGIRNIDTVIDDLADETFDTDVSFVFVHNEAGVAYTATVQAISSGTVIAVVFGGETEVRMKELTEIGCMAISAQGSHNPLPLKKKIDEVVSWDA, translated from the coding sequence ATGAATGAAAAAAAAATAATTCAGGAAAAACCGGATACAGCATTAATACTGCTCGGCTGCCCTCAGATACCCATTCAGACAAGTGCAGCACTGTACCTGAGCGCAATACTGCACAAAAAAGAGGTGAAGGTCACAATCGGGGGCACCAAAGCAGCACGCGCATTGCTCGAAATTGCTGATATAGATAAGATTTACACAGGGGGTCCCGAAGGGATACGGAATATTGACACCGTGATTGACGATCTGGCAGATGAAACCTTTGACACAGACGTTTCATTTGTGTTTGTACATAACGAGGCGGGGGTGGCCTACACAGCTACCGTGCAGGCTATTTCATCAGGAACCGTAATCGCAGTCGTATTCGGCGGTGAAACAGAGGTTCGTATGAAAGAACTTACAGAGATTGGATGTATGGCCATCTCAGCCCAGGGCAGCCATAATCCCTTACCACTAAAGAAAAAAATTGATGAGGTAGTATCATGGGATGCATAG
- a CDS encoding 30S ribosomal protein S15, which translates to MARMHARRRGKSGSVRPHRSEAPGWSNTDNEEIVKIVVELRKTGMSSAEIGLVLRDKHGVPSVKLATGKRIEEVLADNGLGSEIPEDLRNLITKALGMRKHLSENKKDVHNKRQLQLTEAKVRRLGKYYVKNGKMPEGWTYKPDTAEFLLSR; encoded by the coding sequence GTGGCACGAATGCATGCAAGGCGAAGGGGCAAATCCGGCTCCGTCCGCCCACACCGCTCCGAAGCACCGGGGTGGTCAAATACTGACAACGAAGAGATTGTGAAAATTGTCGTGGAACTCAGGAAGACAGGAATGTCTTCAGCAGAGATTGGCCTTGTCCTTCGTGACAAACATGGCGTTCCCTCTGTAAAACTTGCGACCGGAAAGAGAATCGAAGAGGTTCTTGCAGACAACGGTCTTGGATCTGAGATTCCTGAAGACCTTCGCAATCTTATTACAAAGGCGCTCGGAATGCGCAAGCACCTGAGTGAGAATAAGAAAGATGTCCACAACAAGCGTCAGCTTCAGCTCACTGAAGCAAAAGTACGCAGACTCGGCAAATACTACGTTAAAAACGGAAAAATGCCGGAAGGATGGACATACAAACCTGATACTGCAGAATTCCTGCTGTCAAGATAA
- a CDS encoding DUF1894 domain-containing protein codes for MGCIEQLNYEIIDKHISFKEAADYITKNCPEIYEVNPGFKLFDKAIIGIPPVRIGIDGDIITFPFTKPCHGTFLLRVSDAAEADLVRRKAKNIKY; via the coding sequence ATGGGATGCATAGAACAACTCAACTATGAAATCATTGATAAACACATCTCGTTTAAAGAGGCCGCCGATTACATTACCAAAAACTGTCCGGAAATATATGAAGTCAATCCGGGATTCAAACTCTTCGATAAGGCAATCATCGGAATACCGCCGGTACGGATTGGCATAGACGGGGATATCATTACATTTCCCTTTACGAAACCCTGTCACGGAACCTTCCTCCTCCGTGTCAGCGATGCAGCAGAAGCAGATCTGGTGCGAAGAAAAGCAAAAAACATCAAATATTGA
- a CDS encoding LL-diaminopimelate aminotransferase, producing MYAHRLDNLPPYLFARIDAMKAEKRAQGVDVIDLGVGDPDLPTPSHIIEALVEAARNPATHHYPDYTGMLSYREAVAAWYRGRFGVELDPKREVLALIGSKEGIAHIPEAFVNPGDYVLVPDPGYPVYKTSTLFAEGKTWQMPLNEDNAFLPDLSAIPTDVCAKSRLMFLNYPNNPTGAVASLSFFEEAVEFAKEHDIIVVHDNAYSEISFDGYKAPSFLEADGAMDVGIEMHSLSKTYNMTGWRIGMAAGSADIIAGLGRVKTNVDSGAFDAIQIAAIEALTSSQECIAQSCAVYEERRDTLVSGLRGLGFDVTSPKATFYVWLKVDNSMEFAAKMLNEAGIVVTPGTGFGDAGEGYVRFAITRSVERIEEALERMRGVFA from the coding sequence ATGTACGCACACCGTTTGGACAATCTTCCGCCCTATCTCTTTGCCCGCATTGATGCAATGAAGGCAGAAAAAAGGGCGCAGGGTGTTGACGTAATTGATTTGGGGGTTGGAGATCCGGATCTTCCGACACCATCGCACATAATTGAAGCACTTGTTGAAGCAGCGCGTAATCCGGCAACCCACCATTATCCTGACTATACGGGTATGCTCTCGTACCGTGAAGCTGTAGCAGCCTGGTACAGGGGCCGGTTTGGAGTTGAACTGGATCCAAAGCGTGAAGTGCTGGCACTGATAGGTTCAAAGGAAGGTATTGCACATATTCCCGAGGCGTTTGTAAACCCGGGCGACTATGTGCTGGTACCGGACCCCGGATATCCTGTATATAAAACATCTACGCTCTTTGCAGAAGGAAAAACCTGGCAGATGCCCCTGAATGAAGACAATGCCTTCCTTCCTGACCTCAGTGCAATTCCGACAGATGTCTGTGCAAAAAGCAGGCTGATGTTTCTGAATTATCCAAACAATCCGACCGGTGCGGTTGCATCCCTCTCATTCTTTGAGGAAGCTGTCGAATTTGCCAAAGAACATGACATCATCGTTGTGCATGACAATGCCTATTCTGAAATTTCTTTTGATGGCTACAAAGCACCGTCATTTCTGGAGGCAGACGGGGCAATGGACGTTGGAATTGAGATGCATTCCCTTTCGAAAACATACAACATGACGGGATGGCGCATTGGTATGGCGGCAGGATCCGCAGATATCATTGCAGGTCTCGGGCGCGTTAAGACCAATGTGGATTCCGGTGCGTTTGATGCCATTCAGATCGCTGCAATAGAAGCGTTGACTTCATCACAGGAGTGCATTGCACAGTCATGTGCGGTATATGAGGAACGACGCGATACCCTCGTTTCCGGTCTGCGCGGGTTGGGATTTGATGTAACATCACCCAAAGCGACATTCTACGTGTGGCTTAAGGTTGATAACTCCATGGAATTTGCAGCGAAAATGCTGAACGAAGCCGGAATTGTCGTCACACCCGGTACCGGATTCGGGGATGCAGGAGAGGGTTATGTACGGTTTGCAATAACCCGTTCTGTTGAAAGAATAGAGGAAGCACTGGAGCGGATGCGCGGAGTGTTTGCATGA
- a CDS encoding polymer-forming cytoskeletal protein codes for MEKGGQDWFEQCILPDNTELQEHTLKTDRIIVIGDRCKIDYGLEGNEIVVCEFSTINGDIHAGGDVRIDNFCEIRGDVYATEDAYLGEGVKIKGRLIVNGDLDIGDNVQIEKGFEAKGWISIRNPLPVLTYIVLYLVTLLGIEKEEEISEIMQKLFGYDEDEVTAIPLMIPSNSILDMETFAVPKSMSIGSDCRLHGNIRAGSVSIDTGNTIFGSLRAEGNITVAPNNEIHGNIHSAGDVVICEGVHVLGDIQCSNLTLNEEARLDGTIKAPLGVRIVREKC; via the coding sequence ATGGAGAAAGGTGGACAGGATTGGTTTGAACAATGTATCCTTCCGGATAATACTGAACTCCAGGAACATACACTCAAAACAGACAGAATAATTGTCATCGGGGATCGGTGCAAAATTGACTATGGTCTTGAAGGCAATGAAATTGTTGTATGTGAATTCAGTACGATAAATGGGGACATTCATGCCGGAGGGGATGTGCGAATTGATAATTTCTGTGAAATCCGGGGGGATGTGTATGCAACGGAAGATGCATATCTTGGTGAAGGGGTTAAAATCAAAGGGCGCCTGATTGTAAACGGCGACTTGGATATTGGGGATAACGTCCAGATTGAGAAGGGCTTTGAAGCGAAGGGATGGATATCCATACGCAATCCGCTCCCTGTTTTGACATATATCGTATTGTACCTTGTCACCCTCCTTGGAATCGAAAAGGAGGAAGAAATCTCTGAAATTATGCAGAAGCTCTTTGGGTATGATGAGGATGAGGTAACTGCAATTCCGTTGATGATACCTTCGAATTCAATTCTGGATATGGAAACGTTCGCGGTGCCCAAATCGATGTCAATCGGTTCAGACTGTCGTCTTCACGGAAATATCCGTGCAGGATCTGTCTCCATTGATACCGGCAATACCATCTTTGGCAGTCTGCGTGCAGAAGGTAACATTACGGTGGCACCGAATAATGAGATTCATGGGAATATCCATTCTGCCGGGGATGTTGTTATTTGTGAGGGTGTGCATGTGCTTGGGGATATTCAATGCTCGAATCTGACACTGAATGAAGAAGCCCGTCTGGATGGAACGATTAAGGCACCATTGGGTGTACGGATTGTGAGGGAGAAATGTTGA
- a CDS encoding 30S ribosomal protein S3ae encodes MAKRKKQVGRRVEGWKAKSWYKVYAPEYFERAYLGETIAGDSQKVIGRVMRTTLGEMTSDYSKQNIKMNFKVTNVGGDSAYTEFVGHEVTKDYLRAMVKRRTSRIDSLVLLTTKEGRKIRVTTTCFTISRADMSQAKAIRSTITQYLIAKSSSVTYDQFVRDMVLGELSREIFKIVKKIYPTRRVEVIKSKGEEKATGTPRAVVEVPAPETAPAVPEEETAAEPDVPAEDVQEEEN; translated from the coding sequence ATGGCAAAACGAAAAAAACAGGTCGGAAGACGAGTAGAAGGCTGGAAAGCCAAGAGCTGGTACAAAGTATATGCACCAGAGTACTTCGAACGTGCATATCTTGGTGAAACTATTGCAGGTGACTCACAGAAGGTTATCGGCAGGGTCATGAGGACAACTCTGGGTGAAATGACCTCTGACTATTCCAAGCAGAACATTAAGATGAACTTTAAAGTCACCAATGTCGGCGGAGACTCTGCATACACAGAGTTTGTCGGACACGAAGTGACCAAGGATTATCTGCGTGCAATGGTCAAGCGCCGGACATCACGTATTGATTCACTGGTACTTCTGACAACAAAAGAAGGCAGGAAGATCCGTGTGACCACAACATGTTTCACCATTTCCCGTGCAGACATGAGCCAGGCAAAGGCAATCCGGTCGACAATCACACAGTATCTCATCGCAAAATCATCTTCGGTGACATATGATCAGTTTGTCCGTGATATGGTACTGGGCGAACTCTCACGTGAGATATTCAAGATTGTCAAGAAGATCTATCCCACACGCCGTGTTGAGGTAATCAAATCGAAGGGCGAGGAGAAAGCAACCGGCACACCCCGTGCTGTTGTGGAAGTTCCCGCTCCTGAAACTGCACCCGCTGTCCCCGAAGAGGAGACCGCAGCTGAACCTGACGTTCCTGCAGAAGATGTGCAGGAAGAAGAGAACTAA
- the fdhD gene encoding formate dehydrogenase accessory sulfurtransferase FdhD — protein sequence MFTDSYPGIRVEDGVPQRITDDVIREDRFSLYLNNTHILDQVASNDMLRELGAGFVICEGLSDAVESVTVEGTDIWIEADARRDATLEMRTGGGHGIYQTEPRIVTSSLSIPPEEVYAATAEILSDTWLKTGGVHCSVLLQEGTLFAKSCDIGRHNTVDKVVGAAELQRADRTLCYIGCTGRQPSGMVGKVANAGIPILISRAAPTNKGIALAEKVGITLINFSRERRFTIFAHPERISGINEMLL from the coding sequence ATGTTTACAGACAGTTATCCCGGAATACGGGTTGAGGATGGCGTACCCCAAAGAATTACCGATGATGTGATACGGGAAGATCGGTTTTCCCTGTATCTGAATAATACCCACATCCTGGATCAGGTGGCAAGTAATGACATGCTCAGAGAACTTGGTGCAGGGTTTGTCATCTGTGAAGGACTCTCTGATGCTGTTGAATCAGTGACCGTGGAGGGCACGGACATTTGGATTGAAGCGGATGCACGAAGAGATGCAACCCTTGAGATGCGGACAGGCGGAGGGCATGGCATCTATCAGACTGAACCCCGCATCGTCACATCATCGCTCAGTATTCCACCCGAAGAAGTCTATGCAGCAACTGCGGAAATATTGTCAGACACCTGGCTGAAGACAGGGGGGGTGCACTGTTCTGTTCTCTTACAGGAAGGTACACTATTCGCAAAAAGCTGTGATATCGGGCGCCATAACACGGTGGATAAAGTCGTGGGAGCAGCTGAATTACAGCGGGCAGACCGAACGCTCTGTTACATCGGCTGTACAGGAAGACAACCTTCAGGAATGGTGGGAAAAGTAGCAAATGCAGGAATACCAATCCTCATCTCACGGGCAGCACCGACAAATAAAGGGATTGCACTCGCGGAGAAGGTCGGAATTACCCTTATCAATTTTTCACGGGAGAGAAGGTTCACGATATTTGCGCACCCGGAGCGGATTTCAGGGATAAATGAGATGTTATTATAA
- a CDS encoding U32 family peptidase, which produces MHSTVVPELLAPAGSPDALIAAVSAGADAVYLGGAQYGARKNAVNFGKSEMEWALRYCHTRGVLVYVTLNTLLSDSEMQDAVMYASWLYELGVDAVIVQDVGLADILHRYIPTLPLHASTQMTILSKDGLKWVQTLGCSRVVLPRELTLHEVSEIYGSPDDHYPEPEVFVHGALCYAYSGQCLLSSLIGGRSGNRGSCAQPCRREYTLLSGDTDEWGLPVTESLRTVQTHYLLSPRDLCTYPKITEILDSPVVSLKIEGRMKSPEYVAAVVYVYRKALDERLKDSFVPSDSDLLTLRAAFNREFTAGYLLDGKDGTVMGPEAPGNRGVHIGSVCSYDARKKMAEISLDTSYSPESGDGLSFSDGTPGFFGGAVLSNAPAVRNRKFQMRVPMSVRPGNQVFLTKSGRGSEYAAGLLRKNASQMIPVDLTLTFEDAIPVLTGTSFSRTGEVSVSLKADFSFSPAQNRPVSRENIADLLSRTGDTAYYVRSFSSDYSGDLFAPIREITRFRREFFIALEDAAVRSFLPEQPAADALRAALSHEPAVLKTGMSRIPGTVPVVPEISVYASDCDTVRGALAAGCHRIYFEPQGRHDISCVCDYSEEWAQWIRSQIAQAASFCNKAGVDLIWKWPHITRQRFLDAACGIIPSLDELGAKGIMAENISARAAVRHASPDIPLYGGMGLNIFNSHSARILGDGCVSVTLSPEISFDAIGKLVSRLISEEGNCPIPECIIHGPTELAVSEDCIIATAYGRCLHCSGRLGDRRWYGIRDVKRHIFPVTIDDECRTHIWNSRETCLIDHLDQVVDAGISHVALDCRIRNGRYAESVVRAYKRAFELLFSGKSMKGSEIQGLKDRLQTVASGGITSGHFLKGVEDKEE; this is translated from the coding sequence ATGCATTCGACTGTCGTACCTGAACTTCTCGCACCAGCCGGTTCCCCTGATGCGCTTATCGCTGCTGTTTCAGCGGGTGCTGATGCGGTTTATCTGGGGGGGGCACAGTATGGGGCCCGAAAAAACGCTGTTAATTTTGGAAAATCTGAAATGGAATGGGCCCTCCGGTACTGCCATACACGTGGAGTCCTTGTATATGTGACACTAAACACCCTGCTTTCTGATTCTGAGATGCAGGATGCGGTGATGTATGCATCCTGGCTGTATGAGCTGGGTGTCGATGCGGTGATTGTACAGGATGTGGGGCTGGCAGACATCCTTCACCGGTATATTCCAACGCTCCCGTTGCATGCCTCGACGCAGATGACCATTCTTTCAAAAGATGGGCTGAAGTGGGTGCAGACTCTTGGCTGTTCGCGCGTTGTGCTTCCGCGTGAACTCACCCTGCATGAAGTTTCAGAGATATATGGCAGTCCAGATGACCACTATCCTGAACCGGAAGTGTTTGTCCACGGTGCACTCTGTTATGCCTATTCCGGCCAGTGCCTGCTCTCATCCCTTATTGGAGGCAGGAGCGGAAACCGTGGTTCATGTGCACAACCATGCCGCAGGGAATATACGCTGCTTTCCGGGGATACTGACGAATGGGGTCTTCCGGTAACAGAATCCCTCAGAACCGTACAGACACACTATCTTCTCTCCCCGCGGGATCTCTGCACATATCCGAAGATCACTGAAATACTCGATTCTCCTGTGGTATCACTGAAAATTGAAGGGAGGATGAAGTCGCCGGAATATGTTGCTGCTGTTGTGTATGTCTATCGAAAAGCGCTTGACGAGCGGTTAAAAGATTCATTCGTTCCTTCTGATTCTGATCTGCTCACTCTTCGTGCAGCATTTAACCGCGAATTCACGGCGGGCTATCTTCTGGATGGAAAGGACGGCACCGTTATGGGGCCGGAAGCACCCGGAAACAGGGGTGTGCATATCGGGTCTGTCTGTTCCTACGATGCACGCAAAAAGATGGCAGAGATCTCTCTGGACACATCATATTCTCCGGAATCCGGTGATGGATTATCGTTTTCTGACGGGACGCCCGGATTCTTCGGAGGGGCTGTTCTCAGCAATGCTCCTGCAGTACGCAACAGGAAATTTCAGATGCGCGTCCCCATGTCTGTCCGGCCGGGTAATCAGGTATTCCTGACAAAAAGCGGGAGAGGTTCTGAATACGCAGCCGGTCTGCTCAGAAAAAATGCATCCCAGATGATTCCGGTCGACCTCACACTTACATTTGAAGATGCGATACCCGTACTGACCGGCACGTCCTTTTCCCGGACCGGAGAGGTTTCTGTATCCCTGAAAGCTGACTTCTCCTTTTCACCAGCACAGAACCGTCCTGTTTCCCGTGAAAATATTGCAGACCTGTTGTCCCGGACAGGCGATACGGCATATTACGTGCGTTCTTTTTCGTCAGACTATTCCGGTGATTTATTCGCACCTATTCGTGAGATAACGAGATTCAGGCGGGAATTTTTCATCGCCCTTGAAGACGCTGCCGTCCGATCATTTCTGCCGGAACAACCAGCGGCGGATGCTCTCCGGGCCGCTCTTTCGCATGAACCTGCTGTTTTGAAAACCGGGATGTCCCGGATACCGGGTACTGTCCCGGTTGTGCCGGAAATATCCGTCTATGCCTCAGACTGTGATACCGTGCGTGGAGCACTTGCGGCCGGTTGCCACCGGATCTATTTTGAACCTCAGGGAAGGCATGATATATCCTGTGTATGCGATTATTCTGAAGAGTGGGCCCAGTGGATCCGTTCACAGATTGCTCAGGCAGCGTCATTCTGCAATAAAGCCGGCGTTGATCTTATATGGAAATGGCCGCATATCACCCGGCAGAGATTCCTGGATGCTGCATGCGGCATCATTCCTTCACTGGATGAACTGGGGGCCAAAGGTATCATGGCGGAAAATATCAGTGCACGTGCGGCTGTCAGGCATGCCTCGCCTGACATACCTCTTTATGGCGGAATGGGACTGAACATTTTTAACAGTCATTCTGCCCGGATATTAGGTGATGGCTGTGTTTCTGTCACTCTGTCTCCTGAAATATCCTTTGATGCAATCGGAAAACTGGTGTCCCGGCTGATTTCAGAAGAAGGGAACTGTCCGATTCCGGAGTGCATCATCCATGGCCCCACAGAACTTGCCGTGAGTGAGGACTGCATCATCGCAACAGCATATGGCAGGTGTCTGCACTGCAGTGGCCGTCTTGGCGACAGACGATGGTATGGCATACGGGATGTGAAGAGGCATATCTTTCCGGTAACCATCGATGACGAATGCCGGACGCACATCTGGAATTCCCGTGAAACCTGTCTTATTGATCATCTGGATCAGGTGGTTGATGCGGGTATCAGCCATGTTGCTCTCGATTGCCGCATCAGAAACGGACGGTATGCGGAATCGGTTGTACGTGCATACAAAAGAGCATTTGAATTGCTCTTTTCCGGAAAAAGCATGAAAGGAAGTGAGATACAGGGACTAAAAGACCGGTTGCAAACGGTTGCATCCGGTGGAATTACCAGCGGTCATTTTCTGAAAGGTGTGGAAGACAAAGAGGAATAA
- a CDS encoding DMT family transporter, with amino-acid sequence MIAKNRLPVLYAVLAAALFGSSAPAAKILLTEISPVTLAALFYLGSGGGLLVYMWLVRLSGGDRHTIEASLTRSDLPSVAGIVLFGGILAPMVLMVSLQYTPSATASLLLNFEPVATTIIAVLFFHEAVDKRIAFALGLITTSCIILSYDPTAAWGFSIAALGILLTCTFWSLDNNISRNVSAKDPIPVVAIKGVIAGVVMILIAYILGEASPSPSLAVIAMCIGFFSYGGITSVLFLWALRGIGTARTGAILAVSPFFGVVISLFIFPDPLAPAFFIALPVMAIGAYLLMTEHHSHSHCHPAEFHEHRHDHEDLHHDHTHMGFEPPISSSGEHCHPHQHEELIHEHPHKPDIHHRHAHK; translated from the coding sequence TTGATAGCAAAAAACAGGCTTCCGGTTCTCTATGCTGTGCTTGCAGCAGCGCTGTTCGGGTCATCAGCACCCGCAGCAAAAATACTGCTCACAGAGATTAGTCCGGTCACTCTCGCAGCCCTGTTCTATCTGGGAAGCGGGGGTGGTCTCTTAGTGTACATGTGGCTTGTACGCCTGTCCGGAGGGGACCGGCACACCATTGAAGCATCACTGACCCGATCTGATCTCCCCTCTGTTGCAGGGATTGTTCTTTTCGGGGGGATACTGGCACCAATGGTGCTCATGGTTTCGCTGCAGTATACTCCTTCAGCCACTGCCTCACTCCTGTTAAATTTTGAACCGGTGGCAACAACGATTATTGCAGTACTGTTTTTTCATGAAGCCGTTGACAAACGAATCGCATTCGCCCTCGGCCTGATTACGACCTCATGCATTATTCTGTCCTATGATCCTACTGCTGCATGGGGTTTTTCCATTGCTGCGCTGGGTATTCTTCTGACGTGCACATTCTGGTCTCTTGATAATAATATTTCACGGAATGTTTCTGCAAAGGATCCCATTCCTGTTGTTGCAATAAAGGGAGTCATTGCCGGTGTTGTGATGATACTGATTGCGTATATCCTGGGAGAAGCATCGCCGTCCCCCTCTCTTGCCGTCATTGCGATGTGTATAGGGTTTTTCAGTTATGGGGGCATTACCAGCGTGCTCTTTTTGTGGGCATTACGGGGCATTGGCACTGCGCGTACAGGAGCGATTCTGGCGGTTTCACCCTTTTTCGGGGTCGTTATATCTCTGTTTATATTTCCGGACCCGCTTGCTCCGGCGTTTTTCATCGCACTGCCGGTGATGGCCATCGGCGCCTACCTGCTCATGACTGAACACCATTCGCATTCCCACTGCCATCCGGCGGAATTCCATGAGCACCGTCACGATCATGAGGATCTGCATCATGACCATACCCACATGGGGTTTGAACCGCCCATATCATCATCCGGCGAACACTGTCATCCCCATCAGCATGAAGAATTGATTCATGAGCATCCGCATAAACCGGATATCCATCACCGGCATGCCCATAAGTGA